GTTATATTCAtaaaccatgttatcatgataatatgataatttaaaatctcattagatataataaacaatgaattaactacattaaatgagatcgttaacttaaaggtttcaaaacaacacttacatgtaacgactaacgataacttaacgactcagttaaaatgtatatacatgtagtatattaaaatGTATTAGTACACCTTTGAAAGCCTTaaggacacatatcaaagtacttctacttaacaaaaatgcttacaattacattctcattcattttcatcaacaattctactcgtatgcaaccgtattcatactcgtacaatacctagctcctaaatgtacatactattggtatatacacttcaatgatcagctcttagcagcccttaatgagtcatcaaacatgtggaaaccatcatttggcaactagcatgaaatatctcacaaaattacaaactaatggagcctatatggagactaccATTTCACGTGAAAgcttacacacacaaacacatgttctatatctatatgatatgctaacttaatgatttaaaacctggaaatatgaATAACactataaaaccggacatacgccgtcgtagtgaaaccgagggctgttttgggttagataattaaaaattatgataaactttgaattaaaagttgttcttctaagaaaataatttttcttatgaacatgaaactatatccaaaaatcatggttaaactcaaagtggaaatatgtttttcaaaatggtcatcaagacatcgttttttcggctgaaatgactacctctacaaaaacgacttgtaacctgtatttcctactataaacctatactttttctatttagtttcataaaatacagttcaatatgaaaccatagcaaattgattcacttaaaatggatttaaaacgaagaagttatgggtaaaacaaaattggttaaaaatggttaatttgactacgggatgaattgacaaaaatctatactaaccatatcctaactaacttatattgtattatacatgtattctaacatatattatgtaatcttgatagaccatagacactaatactatgttttgacatatcatatcgacgtcatctatatatattatttggaacaaccatatacactctatatgcggtaatgttcgagttagctatacagggttgaggttgattccaaaataatatatatactttgagttgtgatcgagtttgagacttgtatacactgggtcgtggattgattcgagataatatatattgatttatttctgtactactaactgtggacaactaattgtggactacgaacgttggactgttaacttaacaaatttaaatcgttaaaacataataaaacatattgtgaatatatttcgatcatactttgatatatatgtatatatttgttataggttcgtgaatcgaccagtggccaagtgttattttccgacgaagtgataatatgtgaaagtgagttatagtcccatttttactatcgaatatttttgggatgagaatacatgcagttttataaatgatttacaaaatagacacaagtacttgaaaattacattctatgattgaattatcttattgaatatcacccttttgcttagtaacctaagaattagtgaacgccactaattgacgcaaatcctgaagatagatctatgggcctaactaaccccatccaggttatggatgctttagtacttcgatttttatatacatatgagtgtacctgtatatttggggatattgtatatgcatttgttaatgtcggttaccaggtgttcttcatatgaatgatttttatacagatgagtgttcctgtattatattttttgcagatgagtgttcctgcagttaattataaaaaatgaaatctcgtggtctattaatataatttgatatataggttaaacctataactcaccaacatttttgttgacgtttaaagcatgtttattctaaggtgattattaagagcttccgctgttgcatgctaaataaagacaagattggagtctgcatgcttgtacaatattttttaaaaactgcattcaaagacttaagttgttgtgtaatattattgtaaactattatgtaatggacGTGTGAAAATGCtacattttttattatcattatttgataatcttcgtaatattttaaacctttatcgcaaatataaaggttatggtttttttcaaaaatcaaatgcagtctttgaaaaacgtctcatatagaggtcaaaacctcgcaacgaaatcaattaatatgaaacgtttataattattatgaacgggacatttcaaacaataCCTGAATTGAATGGAGTTAAGTAATGAAATTCGATGACTCTAAAATTAGTGTTAGTACGATTGAATACACTAATTAATAGCAATACTATTGACACACGAAGCTCATATACAGTTTTTTGGACACGCCCGATTTCACGTGGCTTAACCCACCAAATTCTCTAATGAAAAAAGGAATTAGGGTTTTAGGGTTACGATTTATAACGATAAGATTGTGGTAATGGATGTAAAGATTTACAGTAACATTGATTTGGGAAGGTTTTCGTAAGTTGAATTGAACAACGTAGCTAGGGTTTCTTTAGTATTCGTGTGATTTCTTTTTTGTTGAATGAGGAAAACGGGATGCGAGTGATCGTCTGGAGGGGTATTTTAGGGAGAAGACTTAATTCTAACATCAGACACTGTATTCTAACATCAGGTTAATTTGAACCATTAGATCAATTAGGAATATACTTTTTAAGGGTGAGGATCTATTTTTGACATGGAGTATTTAAATATCTGACTCAATTAAAGCTTTGCTTTAATATATAGAGTAGAAGAGTAGATTTTTTTTCGGCCCAATTATTTGGCCCAACAGAGTGAGCCTCCGGACCTCCATCTAGTTACAAACAATCACGAAGGGACTGAATAGGACATATATCCACGACTACAGACCGTATGGACAGAACTAAACTACCTGAATGACTACATGTTGCAGAGAGAGCAACTTAATTCTAATGTTACACAAAACAGGAACAAGGATCCGAGATCCAGCTCAGCCAATCCAACCTCCTATTCTTTATGCAGTTTGATATACATACGAACGATTTAAATTGAATCTCCATTAGGCCCATCGGACCGTTCCAACTTTCTATTAGCAAATACCTTTTGATTACAATTCTTCTATACCAAGTAAGCACATATCGATTCTAATGCTTGCCAAATTCTCAATTCCAATGAAGATAAAGCTCGATTACATCTACCAGGAAAGGTTTCATTGATGCTTAAATTCGTCACCGTACCTAGGCTCCACCAATTATAGACCCTTTTCCAAATATCCATTGAATGGCGGAAAAAAACCATAGAGTGGTCGATAGTTTCCACGTCATCATCACATAGAGGGCATCTAACGGAATCAAGGTCACTTGTCGAGTTCATTACGGACCGAAATCCGTCTTTTCAACACCCTCCATATGAATAGTTTCACTTTACCCGACACAAGGTTGTTTTTGAGTCTCGACCCGAACGCTGCTGTTGTTACTCATAAGATGATCATCAATAATACTCGCTAGTTTTTTTTGTAATGAATAGTCCGTTGGAGGCTAAGTTCTAGATCCAAGCGTCCTTTGTCATGTTCTGTTTCACATATGAATTTAACAAGTTAATTAAGTCATCCAGTTATGATTGTACACGTCCCGATAAGATCCTATTCCAGTTCCACGATAACTCATAGTTTCGGTTAGTCCACTTGATTTTGTCTCGAACTACCGCGCATTGATCAACTTCCATCCAAAATAAACGTTTGAACTTGTTCTTTAAAGAGATTTCGCACAGCCATGGCTCGTTCCAGAAGCTTGTATCCACACCATACCAATTGATCTTGAAACGAATGTGCAAAATTGAGTTCCATCTTCTCTAACAAGTGACCTGCACACAATATGTTTAACCAAATACCACTCGGTCCCATTGGTCTATTAAAGCCCAAAGGAGGGAGTAGTCCGTTAGCACCATGGATACTTTTAATAATCAACGCCCAAATGGAGTTAGGTTCGGTTTTGGCTCGCCAAAACTATTTACCTAACAAAGCAAGGTTTTACCGCGAAGGGACCCAATGTTAAGACTACCTTCACCGTAAGGTAAAGGGGAGTCTTCCCATTTGATCCAAATTAATTTAGAGTACTcacccgacccaccccaaaaaaaaTTACGTCTAATGCACTCTAGTTTTTTAATAACACTCACGGAGGCACGAAAGAGCGAAAAGTAGTATCAATTTAGTATAaacaatcacatgtaattgtctCTCGTTTTTAATCTTAGCTAATCATATGCGATTGTCCCGCGTTTTTAATCATAGTCATTGATTATATTGATTCTGATATTTATCCCCTGGTTTTCAAGCAAAACTaagaataaaaatgatatttcccTAAATTTACTACCTAAAAATTAACTTATTTGTAGTTTTGTTTTTTCGGACGTCAACTTATTTGTAATTAATATCACATCTTTTAACTTCAAATATTGAAATGGAAATCAAATTAGTATAAACAATGCTCAGATGTAGTTGGAAATTTTGaattataacttataattaattattaaattatattatattagatGATTTGTTTTATTAGtattttctattttctatttcTATATCTAAAAGAAATATGGATGATACTAGTAAAATGATCCGTGGAACCACGaagttgtttaaacgaaacagcttAATGTATGTTTTAGCTATTAAGTGAacataaatgctaaagttatttagtttaatgacccgtggaactacaGAGTTCGACCTAAAAACTCGTAAGCTGAACATTACATCAAACACCtataatgcatattaaacaatccacatccaatcataatagataatattggttgtcattttattttaaaaatgtaaattaaaatataaatttagaattgatttttttctgtctagcttttataccttctcgtactcaattgaaaataattaattaaaataattcaaaattatttaattttaataattaaaattattattaataagaattaataataatatttaattaataagatttaattttaatttaaaattatttaattttaataattaaaatcattattaataagaattaataataataattaattaataagatttaattttaattcaaaattatttagattaacgacatcacccaccatgcttatattttttttctttttctttttaattttttttcttaacaaagaaattagcctaataatgacatcatcattatagcattttaatattaactatagataggtgttaataataagtataatatataattatttataattataatttatattatatttatagattatagataAAGGGAGGTGATTCATGTATAATTAGGTGTACATGGATAAAAGTGATGTGTGAGGATCACTTCCCATTGATATAATACATACATACTTAAAAATAAACAAATGTTTTTTATTTATTACATGTATGTATAGTTCGAGTTTATTAAAGGGCTATTTCTGTAACTTGCTTTTAATGTTTTTGTGTGCAAATTCACAAAAAAACCCTTCTCCAAACCCTTGCTTCCCTGACTGGCGATTACACTCTCCGTCAAAAAGCCGCCGTCTCCATAACTGCTATCACCGAGGTCAATTACACCGTCTACAGGCAAGTACATTCAAAATTGCTATTCCGTAATTTCATTTTTAATTTCTTTCAATCTTCTTCTGTATAAACTATTTAGTGAACTATTCAACTCAGagaatcataatcatattcatattgtaGAGTTATAAGTTTATTTTTAGGTATTCTGTAATTTAATTGGTCAAATCGCGTCATTATACATTTTTATATGCGAAaattgtttatgtatatatatatatatatatatatatatatatatatataggggcaggatcaatggggaagtaaccaatcgggggaagcgggggaagcaattttttttttttttcgtttttttaaaaatttttttttccggcatcaagatcacacgaaaatatgaacatttcgaAGAGACACTtcctgatgaatgttattatttaggcgggaaaatgatcgacaaaaataacattcaagataatattgttcgtgaagaatatgaacttttttttttccatgttttgtgaagtaaaatttagcccgatttagagtttagggtttagggtttagggtttggtgttttgggtttattccatgaacctaaaacaccaaaccctaaaccctaaaccctaaactctaaaccgttcgtgttaaaaactcaatctaaatcctaaatctaaaccctaaatctaaaccctaaaccctaaatttctaaaccctaatatctaaaccctataaaccctaatatctaaaccccaattgctaaaacctcaaaatacgctcgaaaaacacgataattgttatatattacttctttgagcgttttcccgccaaaataaaaacatttatcacaaagtgtctctactaaatgttcatattttcatctcatctataatgttcgtgaacaaagttttttcaaaaaacgaaaaaaaaaaaaagtttttgcttcccccgcttccccccgaatggttacttccctcttgatcctaccactatatatatatatatatatatatatatatatatatatatatatatatatatagtgcccTAAATTCAGTACATGAACAATCAGGGGCTAAAATGGAGCAGAGGCTAGCTAATACGTTAATTATGACAGTAAACGAAAAGAAATTTATTGAAAGTGCTCTACTTTCAGAAATTAGGGTTGATGGTCGACGTCCTTTCGATTATAGAAACCTAAATATCAAGTTTGGCAGGTAAATTTTCATTTTATACAATTTTTATacgtatatatatctatgtatgtatTTGTAATGAGATGATGTTTGTTGGAAAGTTGGAAAATGAGTAGGTTGTTGACATGTGTTCATGAAATGTAGTGAAGATGGTTCATCAGAGGTGCAGCTTGGGCAGACTCAAGTTATTGGTTTTGTTACGGGTCAACTTGTGCAACCGTATAAAGATAGGCCAAATGAAGGGACTTTTGCTATTTATACTGAGTTTTCACCTATGGCTGATCCTTCATTTGAGCCAGGCCGTCCTGGGGACTCTGCTATTGAGCTTGGTCGAATTGTTGACCGTGGATTAAGGTACTAGTCTGTTAATTATCCTTGTGATTATCTATATCTATTcatcatcatatatatatagtggtaggatcaagagggaagtaaccaatcagggggaagcaaaaattttttttttttttttttttcgttttttgaaaaactttgttcatgaacattatagatgggatgaaaatatgaacatttagtagagacactttgtgataaatgtttttattttggcgggaaaacgctcgaagaagtaagatataacaattatcgtgtttttcgagcgtatgttgaggttttagatattagggtttggatattagggtttagatattagggtttatagggtttagatattagggtttagaaatttagggtttagggtttagatttagggtttagatttaggatttagattgagtttttaacacgaacggtttagagtttagggtttagggtttagggtttggtgttttgggtttatggaataaacccaaaacaccaaaccctaaaccctaaaccctaaactctaaatcgggctaaattttacttcacaaaacatgaaaaaaaaaacgttaacattcttcacgaacaatattatcttgaatgttatttttgtcgatcgttttcccgccaaaataataacatcatcacaaagtgtcttttctaaatgttcttatttgcatccaatctataatgttcgtgaacaaagttttttcaaaaaacgaatttttttttttttttgcttccccccgcttccccccgattggttacttctccattgatcctgcccctatatatatatatatatatatatatatatatttatatatatatatttctgaagtatatatagatatagaatatagacTATGCAGTATGTGATGAGACTGATTTTGCAGGGAAAGCAGGGCTGTTGACACCGAATCACTTTGTGTTGTTGCAGGGAAGTTGGTATGGTCAATACGAATTGACCTTCACATTATAGACAATGGAGGGTAAGCTGGAAAAATAACTTTTTATAGTTACATTTTGTATCTTTTATTAAACGTTTTATCCTATGTTGACAAACAGAAATCTTGTTGATGCGGCCAATATTGCTGCTTTGGTTGCCCTGTCAACATTTAGAAGGCCCGAATGTACATTTGGAGGAGACGATGGTCAAGAAGTTATTGTACATTCACCTGATGTGAGTTTCCTCTCCATCTTCACTATATAGATAGTTTATATATAAAGgtttagtcaacattaatttgaatatCTCAGTGTCACTGTCCTTTGCTAACAAATCATTATATCAAATACAAGAAATTTGTTCTCATGTATGTACTGCTAGACAACCCTACAATAGGTAAtatattaactttttttttttttttttttcccatcTGTGTCAAAAAGGTCTTAGTTTGTTTTGATGGTTATTTGATTTTATAGGTGTAAGTTTTGAATAATGTGCTTGTGAATGTGTTAATTGGGCTGTCTTTTATCTCAAACATGCCAACTTgatcctttattttattttattttatttttattttaatatactaAAAGGGGAGGAGTCAAATGGGCCGAAAATGTTGAAAGTTGCCTAATTTTTTCTTTTTGCTTACAGCCtgttgattattttttttttttttttaagttctgGATTAATATAGTGTGTCTATATGCAATCGGCTTCTCTTTATAATATTTTTGGTCGTGCACTGAACAGGAAAGGGAGCCACTTCCATTGATAATACATCACCTTCCAGTAGCGGTTACATTTGGATTCATTGGTAAAGAAAACACAGTGGTATGCAAATAAAATCTCAAAGTCTTGCAGCTCATTAAACATGTGCACATGTTTTATTATGAACCGGGACtcacattcttttttttttttcttttctaaattGATTTGCTGATATTAGGTGATTGACCCGACCCATTATGAAGAGGCAGTGATGGGAGGATCAATGACTGCCACACTCAATACAAATGGTGATGTTTGTGCTATTCAAAAAGCCGGGGGTGATGGAGTTTTGCAGAGTGTTATCATGCAATGTTTGCGCATTGCTTCTGTTAAGGCTGGTGATATAACAAGCAAGATAAAGAATGCGGTCAGTCTCAATTTTTGACTTAATGTTTTTTTTCCACTTCAGCTGAAATGTCTTAATAGTGTTAGATCATAAGTTTCTTATCAAGTTGACAAATTTTTGTTTTCTCATAACTAGAATGTCACAGGATGGGTCGGTAAGATAGGTTGGGTAATGCTTTATTTTGGATTTGGGTTGAAACGGGTATTAATATGTAAGGGTAGAAATGGCCCGTGCTGGGTTGACTTTTCAACTTGTAGGTTATTTTCTATGGATATTCTTGCTCCTCGTAGTTATTTACTgtattgtaagttcttgaattacCAACTTCTAGTTATTGTTTTGAAGGGTTGTAAAAGTGGGCCTCTTTTGTAGATTAGTCAGAGAAAAAAATGGTCAAACTGGGTCAACGAGGAGAAGTGGTTAAACTGGGTTAACGAGAGATGGACCAAAATTGCTATGATTGTGGACTATTCAACTTGTATTTTTTTTATAGATATTGTTGCTCCTCATAGTTATCTACTGTTTTGCAAGTTCGTGAATTACCAACTTCTAGTTATTGTTTTAAAGGGTTGTAAAAGTCGGCCTAGTTTGTAGAATAATCAGAGAAAAAAATAGTCAAACTGGGTCAACGAGAAAAATGGTCAACTCGGCCAAATTCAGGGTGAATATGTATTAATTTTCAATAACATTCCGCTGCCATGTTTGTGTATATTATAATTTGCGTTAATGTTAGATATTTCTATTAAGGGTCTCAAGTTCACGAATCAAATAGTAGATCTTCACATATAGGAATACTAATTATTATTTGATCACTGATACATTGTCAAATATATGCAGGTTGAATCATATAATACACAGAGATCTCTAAAAAAGATTAAACGTCACAATCCACCACCTTCTGGAGTCGGTCAAGAATCGGGTCAACAAGGTTCTAGTTACGTGTCAAAGCATCCACTCGAAAGATTAACATTGGGGTCCGCTGAATCTGGTGCTGGTCAGAACAATAGCATGGAAATCGATAGCCAATCACATGAAAATGATAAAAACAAGAGAAACACCTCCTCAAAGTGCTTTAGTGGCGGGCCTTCAAGCTGGTaaattttttatattaaatttcGGAGTCTAATATTTTCTTTTTTCATGAAAAAGGTGACAAGATGGGTCAGTTGGAAGTTTGGAACTTTAGGGTTGGAGTCATAATGGGCATGGTTGGTTTACCTTTCTAGCCATTTTTGtccaattttaataatttttaggaGTCATTAAATCTGTAGTTAAGTAGAAAGAACATTACTACTTAAGTACTACTAATTGCAATTTTGGAAGAAAAATGATTTAGGAAGGTTGTATATACACAAACAGGGTAATTGGATCCTTCCATAGTACATTGGCTGAAATTGCCCCTGTTTGATTTGAATTTAAAGTTTCACATAAGAGAATATAATTCGAAAATCTTATTGAATTGACTGGTTTGCTTACGTTTATTTAACCTCccattaaaattataaaaaaagtTATGGTTGATTACAGGGATCCATATTCAAGTGGTGTTGATGCAGATGCATTGAGAACTACTCTAGCTTCTCGTGGTATATTACttcatatatattttttaatgGCTACAAAATGTTTCTCAGCAACATATTTTCTCTATTTAATGTTACTAATCAAATTTGTAGGTTCATCTCTGAATAAGCACACTGAAGGACCTCTACAAATAAAACTTGACGAGACTAATTCCAGCTACCAATCTTCTGATACTAATTTGATTGCTTCAACAAACGAGGTACTAAAAACAACTGGATTACAAGAAAAACAACCAAAGACATTGAAAGATGCAGTGAAGCCGAAGCACAAGAGAAAAAACAAGTCAACCTCCAATCCATCTGCTAGTTAGGTTAACGCCGAGTTGTTTAATACGTAGTATTTTGTTTCTTAATCAAACCATACAGTATGTTTGTGCCAAAATTGAAGGAAAAGTTGTGTATGAATTTTTGCATTAACGGAATGTACCTTTAGTTAGTAAGGaacctgcatttctaaatgggttaAGGGCTCGTGGTACTGGGTTACGGTGATAATCTATCTGTAATAACTTCTCTAATTTTATTTTAAAGTATGAAAATGTTAATCTTGAAGGTATGATATCTAAACTAGGACATTTTACATAAAAATGGCAGTGACATTTTACACACTGAACTTTATTCTAACACATTATTTTACTAGGAGAAATCTCagtgttaacactgaaatttaaCACTGAGGCTAAAATAAGAGAAATTGTTGAGTGTTAAATTTCAGTGTCCAATTCATTATTTAATTGTTtttttaatactttaataatattattttaaaggaagagaagaagaaagaaaaggaaaaaatgaaaaaaaaaaccaCAACGTTATCCATCTGACGGCATTTAATACCGGCCTTTAACACTGATTTAACACCGGAGGGGAGTCGTCGGCATCAGTGTCCCGGGCGTTAAATCCCTCTAACGCTGAAAAAAGGGTGCGACTTTGTGTGCTCTTATAATATAGGTATAGGTATAGGTATAGGTAATAGGTATATCTGTTTTCATAGGAACAGGTTGATCAGATAaacttaagtaaaaaaaaaaaaggacaatCAAAACGTTTTTCGTTATATT
The window above is part of the Rutidosis leptorrhynchoides isolate AG116_Rl617_1_P2 chromosome 1, CSIRO_AGI_Rlap_v1, whole genome shotgun sequence genome. Proteins encoded here:
- the LOC139864715 gene encoding exosome complex component RRP45A-like isoform X1; this encodes MEQRLANTLIMTVNEKKFIESALLSEIRVDGRRPFDYRNLNIKFGSEDGSSEVQLGQTQVIGFVTGQLVQPYKDRPNEGTFAIYTEFSPMADPSFEPGRPGDSAIELGRIVDRGLRESRAVDTESLCVVAGKLVWSIRIDLHIIDNGGNLVDAANIAALVALSTFRRPECTFGGDDGQEVIVHSPDEREPLPLIIHHLPVAVTFGFIGKENTVVIDPTHYEEAVMGGSMTATLNTNGDVCAIQKAGGDGVLQSVIMQCLRIASVKAGDITSKIKNAVESYNTQRSLKKIKRHNPPPSGVGQESGQQGSSYVSKHPLERLTLGSAESGAGQNNSMEIDSQSHENDKNKRNTSSKCFSGGPSSWDPYSSGVDADALRTTLASRGSSLNKHTEGPLQIKLDETNSSYQSSDTNLIASTNEVLKTTGLQEKQPKTLKDAVKPKHKRKNKSTSNPSAS
- the LOC139864715 gene encoding exosome complex component RRP45B-like isoform X2 encodes the protein MADPSFEPGRPGDSAIELGRIVDRGLRESRAVDTESLCVVAGKLVWSIRIDLHIIDNGGNLVDAANIAALVALSTFRRPECTFGGDDGQEVIVHSPDEREPLPLIIHHLPVAVTFGFIGKENTVVIDPTHYEEAVMGGSMTATLNTNGDVCAIQKAGGDGVLQSVIMQCLRIASVKAGDITSKIKNAVESYNTQRSLKKIKRHNPPPSGVGQESGQQGSSYVSKHPLERLTLGSAESGAGQNNSMEIDSQSHENDKNKRNTSSKCFSGGPSSWDPYSSGVDADALRTTLASRGSSLNKHTEGPLQIKLDETNSSYQSSDTNLIASTNEVLKTTGLQEKQPKTLKDAVKPKHKRKNKSTSNPSAS